A window of Campylobacter concisus contains these coding sequences:
- a CDS encoding beta-ketoacyl-ACP synthase II encodes MKRVVVTGIGMINALGLDKESSFKAICEGKTGVKEITSFDVSDFPVKIAAEITDFDPNSILDGKEVKKVDRFIQLGIKASNEAMADANFKEFDAHKFGVSSAAGIGGLPNIEKNSITYFEKGVKRISPFFIPSALVNMLGGIVSINHGLKGPNLSSVTACAASTHAISQAVKCIMIGQATNMLVIGAESTICGVGIGGFAAMKALSTRNDEPSKASRPFDANRDGFVMGEGAGALVLEEYESAIARGAKIYAEVVGFGESGDAHHITSPTLEGPLSAMKQALDMAKGVKIDYVNAHGTSTPVNDKNETAALKAVFGDKCPPVSSTKGQTGHCLGGAGAIEAVISIMAMRDGIIPPTINYETPDPECDLDYVPNKARKADIKAVMSNSFGFGGTNGAVIFKKLD; translated from the coding sequence TTGAAACGAGTCGTTGTAACTGGTATAGGCATGATAAACGCACTTGGCCTTGACAAAGAGAGTTCTTTTAAGGCTATTTGCGAGGGTAAAACAGGTGTGAAAGAGATCACAAGCTTTGATGTAAGTGACTTTCCTGTTAAAATTGCTGCCGAGATAACTGATTTTGATCCGAATAGCATTTTAGACGGCAAAGAGGTGAAAAAAGTAGATCGTTTCATACAGCTTGGCATAAAAGCATCTAATGAAGCTATGGCTGATGCGAATTTTAAAGAGTTTGATGCTCATAAATTTGGCGTTAGCTCGGCAGCTGGCATAGGTGGTTTGCCAAATATTGAGAAAAACTCGATTACATATTTTGAAAAAGGTGTAAAGAGAATTTCACCATTTTTTATTCCATCTGCACTTGTAAATATGCTAGGTGGTATAGTTTCTATAAATCACGGACTTAAGGGTCCAAATTTGTCTAGTGTAACAGCATGTGCAGCAAGCACTCATGCGATATCGCAAGCTGTAAAATGCATTATGATTGGTCAAGCTACAAATATGCTAGTTATCGGCGCTGAGTCTACTATTTGTGGTGTGGGTATAGGCGGCTTTGCAGCAATGAAAGCTCTCTCAACTAGAAATGATGAGCCAAGTAAGGCATCAAGGCCATTTGACGCAAATCGTGATGGTTTTGTAATGGGTGAAGGAGCCGGTGCGCTTGTACTTGAAGAGTATGAGTCAGCTATTGCAAGAGGTGCTAAAATTTATGCTGAAGTAGTTGGATTTGGCGAGAGTGGAGATGCTCATCATATCACGTCACCAACACTTGAAGGTCCATTAAGTGCGATGAAACAAGCACTTGATATGGCAAAAGGTGTAAAGATAGATTATGTCAATGCACATGGTACTTCAACACCTGTAAATGACAAGAATGAAACTGCGGCGTTAAAAGCAGTTTTTGGTGACAAATGTCCACCAGTTAGCTCAACAAAAGGTCAAACTGGACACTGCCTAGGTGGTGCTGGTGCGATCGAGGCTGTTATATCTATAATGGCAATGAGAGACGGTATTATACCTCCAACAATAAACTACGAAACTCCTGATCCAGAGTGTGATCTAGACTATGTTCCAAATAAAGCTAGAAAAGCTGATATAAAGGCTGTTATGAGCAATTCGTTTGGCTTTGGCGGCACGAATGGCGCCGTGATATTTAAAAAGTTGGATTAA
- the acpP gene encoding acyl carrier protein, with product MAVFEDVRDVVVEQLSVDPQAVKLESKIIEDLGADSLDVVELVMALEEKFEVEIPDSEAEKLISIQDVVNYIEKLGK from the coding sequence ATGGCAGTATTTGAAGACGTAAGAGACGTAGTTGTAGAGCAACTAAGTGTAGATCCACAAGCAGTAAAATTAGAGTCTAAAATCATTGAGGATTTAGGCGCTGATTCACTTGACGTTGTAGAGCTAGTTATGGCTTTAGAAGAGAAATTTGAAGTAGAAATTCCTGATAGCGAAGCAGAGAAGTTAATAAGCATTCAAGACGTTGTTAATTATATAGAAAAACTAGGTAAATAA
- the fabG gene encoding 3-oxoacyl-ACP reductase FabG produces MKFSGKNVLITGASRGIGAQIAKTLANMGLKVWINYRSKPEIADALQAEIEKNGGKAAVIKFDATDEDEFIKGINLIVDSDGELSYLVNNAGITNDKLALRMKTSEFTDVINANLTSAFIGCREALKVMSKKRFGAVVNVASIVGEMGNAGQVNYSASKGGLIAMSKSFAKEGASRNIRFNSVTPGFIETDMTHGLSDEVKKTYSDNIPLKRFGSAGEVAEAVAFLLSDHASYVTGETLKINGGLYM; encoded by the coding sequence ATGAAATTTAGCGGAAAAAACGTGCTAATAACAGGTGCAAGCAGAGGTATCGGTGCACAAATCGCAAAGACGCTTGCAAATATGGGCTTAAAAGTGTGGATAAACTACCGCTCAAAGCCTGAGATAGCAGACGCTTTGCAAGCTGAAATCGAGAAAAATGGCGGCAAGGCTGCAGTGATAAAATTTGACGCGACAGACGAAGATGAATTTATAAAAGGTATAAATTTAATAGTTGATAGCGACGGCGAGCTAAGCTACCTCGTAAATAACGCTGGCATCACAAATGACAAGCTAGCGCTTCGCATGAAAACTAGCGAATTTACAGATGTGATAAATGCAAATTTAACTTCAGCTTTCATAGGATGTAGAGAGGCTTTGAAAGTGATGAGCAAAAAGCGCTTTGGAGCGGTCGTAAACGTCGCATCTATCGTTGGTGAGATGGGAAATGCAGGACAGGTAAACTATTCAGCCAGCAAAGGCGGACTAATCGCCATGAGCAAGAGCTTTGCAAAGGAGGGCGCAAGCAGAAATATCCGCTTTAATAGCGTAACTCCTGGTTTTATTGAGACTGATATGACGCATGGATTAAGCGATGAGGTGAAGAAAACTTATAGCGACAATATACCACTAAAACGCTTTGGTAGTGCTGGTGAAGTGGCCGAGGCAGTTGCATTTTTACTAAGTGATCACGCGAGCTACGTGACTGGTGAGACTCTAAAAATAAATGGCGGACTTTATATGTAG
- a CDS encoding L-arabinose ABC transporter, which yields MCCFGTRIFLLMLITVLSFGFARLYPVLPVVGYYLILANLLSILMFSLFFKGLLPSFVKVNAIHYFSLIGGFLGAFLTILVFKRVAKDKFTLIELIIFTLWVLIIVIVIFKFQVILDIFRGI from the coding sequence ATGTGTTGTTTTGGGACTAGGATCTTTTTGCTGATGCTTATCACTGTTTTAAGCTTTGGCTTTGCTAGGCTCTACCCAGTTTTACCAGTCGTTGGCTACTACTTGATACTTGCAAATTTGCTCTCAATTTTGATGTTTTCATTATTTTTTAAAGGACTTTTGCCAAGCTTTGTAAAGGTTAATGCGATCCACTATTTTTCGCTAATTGGCGGCTTTTTAGGAGCATTTTTAACGATACTTGTTTTTAAAAGGGTCGCAAAAGATAAATTTACTCTAATAGAGCTCATTATTTTTACGCTTTGGGTGCTGATAATCGTCATAGTTATCTTTAAATTTCAAGTCATTCTTGACATTTTTAGAGGAATTTAG
- a CDS encoding ATP/GTP-binding protein yields the protein MQTNFYSQGSYNNMSFSMKTSSGDEISFSMYDNKSLEFSSHKNGTSSQRSLTLTHEYGYEFLYKGNGIDEQDMKEIEEAMKQIRPQVDEFMKNVKEGDKIAGSSQSISELSNKIKQILPDAKDLNHKNFINDNMLKMFDELLAKNDANKNLLSATKRLFDTLLDESNKVSYYA from the coding sequence ATGCAAACAAATTTTTACTCTCAAGGAAGCTACAACAACATGAGCTTTTCGATGAAAACTAGCTCAGGCGATGAGATAAGCTTTTCGATGTATGACAACAAAAGTTTGGAGTTTTCAAGCCATAAAAATGGCACTTCAAGCCAAAGAAGCCTTACTCTCACGCACGAATACGGCTATGAGTTTTTATATAAAGGAAACGGCATAGACGAGCAAGATATGAAAGAGATCGAAGAGGCGATGAAGCAAATTCGCCCACAAGTTGATGAATTTATGAAAAACGTCAAAGAGGGCGACAAGATCGCTGGTAGCAGCCAAAGCATAAGTGAGCTTTCAAACAAGATCAAGCAAATATTACCTGACGCAAAAGATCTAAATCACAAAAATTTCATAAATGACAATATGCTAAAGATGTTTGACGAGCTTCTAGCTAAAAATGATGCAAACAAAAATCTACTAAGTGCCACAAAAAGGCTATTTGACACATTGCTTGATGAGAGCAACAAAGTATCTTACTACGCATAA
- a CDS encoding EI24 domain-containing protein, with amino-acid sequence MINLLRLGFKDFFTAKFIALSILPLCLSIFSLTWLTIWSGGEIFDLLSDSAKNENFTFLEPNSALSFIAIKILSFSATKWIVSILFYILSTFLTIIISIVIALVVAGFLTPVVAKEINKRHYNYVLKSEASTARVLKVMMIEIMKFLGILLVCLPLLFVPVLNFFIINVPFFYIYYKLLLIDVGSNTLDSDKFELALLEGGGIKFIAFTLLFYLISLVPLVGLFFQLYFVIVLSHLFFEREALIKI; translated from the coding sequence ATGATAAACCTTCTTCGCCTTGGCTTTAAAGATTTTTTTACAGCCAAATTTATAGCGCTATCCATCTTGCCACTTTGTCTTAGCATTTTTAGTCTCACGTGGCTTACGATCTGGAGCGGCGGTGAGATATTTGATCTTTTAAGTGATAGCGCCAAAAACGAAAATTTTACCTTTTTAGAGCCAAACTCGGCGCTCTCTTTTATCGCTATTAAAATTTTAAGCTTTAGCGCCACAAAATGGATAGTTAGCATACTTTTTTATATTTTGAGCACCTTTTTAACGATCATCATTAGCATCGTGATCGCTCTAGTCGTAGCTGGCTTTTTAACGCCGGTTGTAGCCAAAGAGATAAACAAAAGGCACTACAACTACGTGCTTAAAAGCGAGGCTAGCACGGCTAGAGTGCTAAAGGTGATGATGATTGAGATCATGAAATTTCTTGGGATATTGCTCGTTTGCCTACCTCTTTTATTTGTACCAGTCTTAAATTTTTTCATCATCAACGTGCCATTTTTTTATATCTATTACAAACTTTTACTGATAGACGTTGGCTCAAACACTCTTGATAGTGATAAATTTGAGCTAGCACTGCTTGAAGGTGGCGGGATAAAATTTATAGCTTTTACACTTTTGTTTTATCTCATTTCGCTTGTGCCGCTTGTTGGGCTATTTTTTCAGCTTTATTTCGTGATAGTCTTGTCGCACCTCTTTTTTGAGAGAGAGGCACTTATAAAAATTTAG